Proteins encoded within one genomic window of Lysinibacillus sphaericus:
- a CDS encoding ABC transporter permease subunit, with the protein MNIFIHELKTYRKSTIIWSLSLIAIMIIFMSMYSTFAEDAKGFMKIVENYPEAIRNAMGFNQENFFTILGFYSFPLSFITLCAAIQAMNLGTSIINKEVREKTADFLLTKPVTRTKILTAKLLAAFVSIVVTNIFYFAAASFVALQVQTDDFSLKIFLLLSLTIFFIQLIFLSLGIIISVIVQKIKSVLTVSLATVFAFYFVGMFSDTTGDEVKRYFSPFKYFDTAYIIKHSSYETTFLIAGAVIIILAIATSYVVYSKKDIHAV; encoded by the coding sequence ATGAATATTTTTATACATGAATTGAAAACGTATCGAAAGTCTACAATTATTTGGTCGCTATCGTTAATTGCCATTATGATTATTTTTATGTCAATGTATTCTACATTTGCTGAAGATGCAAAGGGTTTTATGAAAATCGTTGAAAACTATCCAGAGGCGATCAGAAATGCAATGGGGTTTAATCAAGAAAATTTTTTTACTATTTTAGGATTCTATAGTTTCCCGTTATCGTTTATTACTCTTTGCGCAGCAATCCAGGCGATGAATCTCGGCACGTCCATTATCAATAAGGAAGTCCGTGAAAAAACAGCGGACTTTTTGCTAACGAAGCCTGTTACCCGTACAAAAATCTTGACAGCTAAATTATTAGCAGCCTTCGTTTCGATTGTCGTGACGAATATCTTTTATTTCGCTGCCGCTAGCTTTGTGGCATTACAAGTTCAGACTGATGATTTTAGCTTAAAAATTTTCTTGCTGCTTTCACTTACAATATTCTTTATTCAGCTGATATTCCTATCCTTAGGAATAATCATTTCCGTTATTGTCCAAAAGATTAAATCTGTGCTGACCGTCTCACTTGCTACCGTCTTTGCTTTTTACTTTGTCGGAATGTTCAGCGATACGACTGGTGATGAAGTGAAACGTTATTTTTCGCCGTTTAAATACTTCGACACCGCTTATATCATAAAGCATTCCAGCTATGAAACAACATTTTTAATTGCTGGTGCAGTGATTATTATTCTTGCAATTGCAACTAGTTATGTTGTCTATAGTAAGAAGGATATCCATGCGGTTTAA
- a CDS encoding ABC transporter ATP-binding protein produces the protein MNVIEIKNLTKTYGKARGIADVSFNVEQGEIFGFIGPNGAGKSTTIRTLLSLIYPTSGSATIFGKDCIQFAPEIKKEIGYLPSEIFYYDNMKVKDLLKYSASFYKKDCSKRMKELAKMMDLDLNKKIDDLSLGNKKKVGIVQGLLHEPKLIILDEPTSGLDPLMQQKFFELLEEENKKGATILFSSHILSEVQRLCNRVAIIKEGKIVTVEKISTLQENNYKKFKVETDAPLDKNYFQIDGVNKLDIHNNVTSFLFKGNINTVMKKIADIEITNLWIEEPDLEEIFLHYYEKEV, from the coding sequence ATGAACGTAATAGAAATTAAAAATCTAACGAAGACTTACGGCAAAGCAAGGGGAATAGCTGATGTTAGTTTTAACGTTGAACAGGGTGAAATTTTCGGATTTATTGGACCTAATGGTGCTGGAAAGTCGACAACAATTCGCACATTATTATCGCTTATTTACCCAACGAGCGGCAGCGCCACGATTTTTGGCAAGGACTGCATTCAATTTGCACCCGAAATAAAAAAGGAGATCGGCTATTTACCATCAGAAATCTTTTACTATGACAATATGAAAGTAAAGGACCTATTAAAATACTCAGCTAGCTTTTATAAAAAAGATTGCAGTAAGAGAATGAAAGAGTTAGCAAAAATGATGGACTTGGATCTGAATAAAAAAATTGATGACCTATCTTTAGGAAATAAGAAGAAGGTCGGGATTGTTCAAGGGCTCCTCCATGAGCCGAAACTCATTATTTTAGATGAACCAACAAGCGGGCTTGACCCATTAATGCAACAAAAATTCTTTGAACTATTAGAGGAAGAGAATAAAAAAGGTGCTACGATCTTATTTTCGTCCCACATCCTCAGTGAGGTTCAAAGATTATGTAATCGTGTTGCCATCATTAAAGAAGGTAAAATTGTAACGGTAGAAAAGATTAGTACGTTACAAGAGAATAACTATAAAAAGTTTAAAGTTGAGACGGATGCACCCCTAGACAAAAATTACTTCCAAATCGATGGGGTCAATAAATTAGATATTCACAATAACGTAACTAGCTTTTTATTTAAAGGTAATATTAATACTGTGATGAAAAAAATCGCTGACATTGAAATTACGAATTTGTGGATTGAAGAACCAGACCTTGAGGAGATCTTTTTACATTATTATGAGAAGGAGGTCTAA
- a CDS encoding aminotransferase — protein sequence MIETKSYLANAVEQLKPSGIRHFFDLATKMEGVISLGVGEPDFVTPWHVREAAISSLEQGYTSYTANAGLLELREEIALYMKKYFSVTYAPQSEIIVTVGASQAIDIALRAILDPGDEVIVVEPCFVSYAPLVTMAGGVPVTVQALKENEFKILPHQLEAAITKKTKAIMICSPNNPTGSLLNKTELEKIAELCEQHDLLVLSDEIYAELVYDENYTSIASIEGMHKRTILFNGFSKAFAMTGWRLGFVCAPEEISQGMLKIHQYTIMCAPTMAQYAALEGLKHGRSNIEDMRNIYRQRRNFIVKSFNDMGLSCHYPGGAFYAFPSIASTGLSSQAFAEQLLLTEKVAVVPGDVFGESGEGNIRCSYAASMEQLQEAMKRIQRFVNNLENHNPQI from the coding sequence ATGATCGAAACAAAATCTTATTTAGCAAACGCTGTAGAACAATTAAAGCCTTCTGGTATACGCCACTTTTTTGACTTGGCTACAAAAATGGAAGGTGTTATTTCTCTTGGCGTAGGAGAACCAGACTTTGTCACACCTTGGCATGTCAGAGAAGCTGCAATTTCATCGTTAGAACAAGGCTATACTTCTTATACAGCAAATGCTGGACTACTTGAACTAAGAGAAGAGATTGCTTTATATATGAAAAAATACTTTTCAGTTACTTATGCTCCGCAATCAGAAATTATTGTGACTGTGGGTGCTAGCCAAGCAATAGATATAGCTTTAAGAGCAATACTAGATCCAGGTGATGAAGTCATTGTTGTGGAGCCTTGTTTTGTCTCGTATGCTCCACTCGTAACGATGGCTGGAGGCGTACCTGTTACTGTACAAGCATTAAAAGAAAATGAATTTAAAATTCTTCCGCATCAATTAGAAGCTGCTATTACAAAAAAGACCAAAGCGATTATGATTTGTTCTCCTAATAATCCTACTGGTTCTTTGCTTAATAAAACAGAATTAGAGAAGATTGCTGAACTTTGTGAACAACATGATTTGCTTGTACTTTCCGATGAAATTTACGCAGAACTTGTTTATGATGAAAACTATACAAGCATTGCCTCTATAGAAGGAATGCACAAGCGAACAATCTTATTTAACGGTTTTTCAAAGGCATTTGCGATGACAGGATGGCGCTTAGGGTTTGTTTGTGCTCCTGAAGAAATATCCCAGGGCATGTTAAAAATTCATCAATACACTATTATGTGTGCTCCAACGATGGCCCAATATGCAGCGCTAGAAGGACTAAAACATGGCAGATCCAATATAGAGGATATGAGAAACATTTATCGCCAACGTCGTAATTTTATCGTTAAATCTTTTAATGATATGGGGTTAAGTTGTCATTATCCGGGCGGAGCATTCTATGCATTTCCATCCATTGCGTCAACAGGACTAAGTTCTCAAGCATTCGCAGAGCAGTTGTTATTAACTGAAAAAGTTGCTGTTGTTCCAGGAGATGTTTTCGGTGAAAGCGGTGAAGGAAATATTCGTTGCTCCTACGCTGCCTCTATGGAACAACTACAAGAAGCGATGAAACGTATTCAGCGATTTGTTAATAATCTTGAAAACCACAATCCCCAGATTTAA
- a CDS encoding D-alanine--D-alanine ligase, translating to MRVGVIMGGVSSEKQVSIMTGEEMIANLDKNKYTIVPIHIEKKEDLVENARNLDVALLALHGKYGEDGTVQGTLETMGVPYTGSGVLSSSLCMDKNISKKIMRYEGVQTPDWIHLMSMEELNMEELDNMGYPVVVKPNAGGSSVGVKIVYDKEAVKSTIAEVFKWDSEVIIEKLVTGEEITCSILDGKILPVISIRHQNEFFDYTSKYNDVTTIEEVIQLPPEKYHRVVASAISCYKSLKCSVYARIDMIINNGVPYVLEVNTLPGMTKNSLLPKSAQSAGIPYPQLLDLIIEKSLKVKRNDG from the coding sequence ATGAGAGTTGGCGTCATTATGGGCGGGGTTTCTTCCGAGAAGCAAGTTTCGATTATGACAGGTGAAGAAATGATAGCTAATTTAGATAAAAATAAGTATACAATTGTACCAATCCACATAGAGAAAAAAGAAGATTTAGTGGAAAATGCACGGAATCTTGACGTTGCGTTACTGGCGTTACATGGCAAGTATGGTGAGGACGGCACCGTTCAAGGTACCCTTGAAACTATGGGAGTTCCCTATACAGGAAGCGGTGTCCTGTCCAGTAGCTTATGTATGGATAAGAATATTTCGAAAAAAATCATGAGGTATGAAGGTGTGCAAACACCAGATTGGATTCATCTTATGAGTATGGAAGAGCTTAATATGGAAGAGCTAGATAACATGGGGTACCCAGTAGTAGTGAAACCTAATGCAGGTGGCTCAAGTGTAGGCGTAAAAATTGTGTATGACAAAGAAGCGGTAAAATCTACGATTGCGGAAGTATTCAAATGGGATTCCGAAGTGATAATCGAAAAGCTGGTAACGGGCGAGGAAATCACTTGTTCGATATTGGATGGCAAAATTTTGCCGGTAATTTCTATTCGTCATCAGAACGAGTTTTTTGACTATACCTCTAAATATAATGATGTGACTACAATTGAAGAGGTGATTCAGCTACCGCCTGAAAAATATCATCGTGTTGTTGCTTCAGCGATTTCTTGCTATAAATCATTGAAATGTAGCGTTTATGCCCGTATTGATATGATCATCAATAACGGCGTTCCGTATGTATTGGAAGTTAATACATTACCTGGAATGACGAAAAACAGCCTGTTACCTAAAAGTGCACAATCAGCAGGTATTCCGTATCCTCAGCTACTTGACTTAATCATTGAAAAATCACTTAAAGTAAAGAGAAATGATGGATAG
- the pdxR gene encoding MocR-like pyridoxine biosynthesis transcription factor PdxR: MFKDFKITEGRPLYIQLKEYLIRMMTNGHLLEHQKLPSTRELSSLLAISRNTVLTAYADLEQEGMIYAVKGKGHFVSHVETFQAPTIELNWTEKINEQTFLSEKLDLMKHGVRWNKEMISFTSIAPDEKLFDVENFKKAFLNRMSIEGDIVLNYGYAKGYKPLIDYLLNYMEIKGVDIRNKDILITNGFTEGLDILLSTLNKKNGRVICENPTHHAALKLFRLHGYEIDGIEMEDDGVNVSELEKCLSKQEYDFAYFIPSYHNPTGIVTSSQKRKKIMDLFSAYQLPIIEDGFNEELRYSGSHQAPLAAFAGNGNNVIYIGSFSKILFPGLRVGWILADKELIYYLESMKRARTVHTSTLDQAVLYQYLNDGYFEKYIKKAKAVYKKKYELAVHYCKQYIPCKRITSDGGLHLFIELDHNIDSQKLLEKCYQKGVVFSTGNVFYTDSSGQHTLRLGFSRLHEKEIIQGIKIIGDTLKNNYGG, from the coding sequence GTGTTTAAGGATTTTAAGATAACGGAAGGCAGGCCTTTGTATATTCAGCTTAAGGAATATTTAATAAGAATGATGACGAACGGGCATTTACTTGAACATCAAAAGCTTCCATCCACTCGTGAACTCAGCTCATTATTAGCTATCAGTCGAAATACCGTTCTTACGGCTTATGCAGATTTAGAGCAAGAAGGCATGATTTATGCAGTAAAAGGAAAAGGACACTTTGTAAGTCATGTAGAGACCTTTCAAGCTCCAACTATCGAGTTAAATTGGACTGAAAAAATCAATGAGCAAACCTTTTTATCTGAAAAATTAGATCTCATGAAACACGGAGTACGTTGGAATAAAGAAATGATTTCATTTACAAGTATCGCGCCCGATGAAAAGCTATTTGATGTAGAAAATTTTAAAAAGGCATTTTTAAATCGTATGTCCATTGAAGGAGACATTGTTCTTAACTATGGTTATGCAAAGGGCTATAAACCGCTTATCGATTACCTCCTTAACTACATGGAGATTAAGGGAGTAGACATTCGAAACAAAGATATTTTAATTACCAATGGCTTTACAGAAGGACTGGATATTCTTTTATCCACCTTAAATAAAAAGAACGGCCGTGTGATTTGTGAAAATCCAACCCATCATGCAGCCCTCAAGCTCTTTCGATTACATGGCTATGAGATTGATGGCATTGAAATGGAGGATGACGGTGTCAATGTTAGTGAGCTAGAAAAATGCTTATCTAAACAGGAATATGATTTTGCCTATTTCATTCCGTCTTATCATAATCCAACTGGAATCGTAACATCCTCTCAAAAAAGAAAGAAAATCATGGACCTGTTTTCGGCCTATCAGCTTCCTATTATAGAAGATGGATTTAATGAAGAATTACGTTACTCAGGATCCCATCAGGCTCCATTAGCTGCTTTTGCTGGAAACGGCAATAATGTGATTTATATTGGTAGCTTCTCTAAAATTCTTTTTCCTGGCTTGCGAGTTGGCTGGATTTTAGCAGACAAAGAGTTGATTTATTATTTGGAAAGTATGAAAAGAGCTCGAACGGTGCATACGTCAACTTTAGATCAAGCCGTGCTATATCAATATTTAAATGATGGCTACTTTGAGAAGTATATAAAAAAAGCAAAAGCAGTCTATAAGAAAAAATATGAACTAGCTGTCCATTATTGTAAGCAATATATTCCATGTAAGCGAATCACAAGTGACGGTGGGCTCCACCTTTTTATAGAACTAGATCACAACATTGACTCACAAAAGCTTTTAGAAAAGTGTTACCAAAAGGGAGTTGTCTTTTCGACAGGCAATGTATTTTACACAGACAGTAGTGGACAACATACGTTGCGGTTAGGATTTTCTAGGTTACATGAGAAAGAAATTATTCAAGGAATTAAAATCATAGGAGACACTTTAAAAAATAATTATGGAGGTTAA
- a CDS encoding helix-turn-helix domain-containing protein, with translation MYNHEIIIKKIILYVEENLHEPLTLKNIAAQSNFSMYHFHRIFQATVGMTVTEYIRLRRLANASSALLYTSKRILDIALYYQFESQESFTRAFKEIYKLPPGKYRRIMSDVMKMKEETNMDTKVKGWFLSGSNPFNYEMGIDHEVVHQGKASGYLKSKTVLDSTEFATMMQTFKANQFVGKRIRLSCFIRTEEVNTYAGMWMRVDNTTEDVLQFDNMSNRPIKGTTKWNHYSIILDVPTQSAVISFGIMLCGQGTVWADQFTFEEVNKNIPTTNLDVHGELLDEPVNLSFDEEI, from the coding sequence TTGTATAACCATGAAATTATAATTAAAAAAATTATTTTATATGTGGAAGAAAATCTACATGAACCACTTACATTAAAAAATATTGCAGCACAATCAAATTTTTCAATGTATCACTTTCATCGAATATTTCAAGCCACGGTTGGCATGACGGTAACTGAATATATTCGGTTAAGAAGATTGGCTAATGCTTCTTCCGCCTTGCTTTACACAAGTAAACGCATTCTGGATATTGCTTTATATTATCAGTTTGAATCACAAGAATCATTTACGAGAGCATTTAAAGAGATTTATAAGCTACCACCTGGTAAATATCGCAGAATAATGTCAGACGTGATGAAAATGAAGGAGGAAACAAATATGGATACAAAGGTGAAAGGTTGGTTTTTAAGTGGATCAAATCCATTTAATTACGAAATGGGAATTGATCATGAAGTTGTTCATCAGGGGAAAGCATCAGGTTATTTAAAATCCAAAACAGTGTTAGATTCAACTGAATTCGCTACTATGATGCAAACATTTAAGGCTAATCAGTTTGTTGGAAAGCGTATTCGACTCTCTTGTTTCATCCGTACGGAAGAGGTAAATACGTACGCTGGGATGTGGATGCGAGTAGACAACACAACGGAAGATGTTCTTCAATTTGATAATATGAGTAATCGCCCCATTAAAGGTACAACAAAGTGGAACCACTACTCTATTATTTTAGATGTTCCCACCCAAAGTGCTGTTATTTCGTTTGGTATCATGCTGTGTGGACAAGGAACTGTATGGGCAGATCAATTCACTTTTGAAGAAGTAAATAAAAATATTCCAACAACTAATTTAGATGTGCATGGTGAACTGCTGGACGAGCCAGTAAATTTATCGTTTGACGAAGAAATATAA
- a CDS encoding methyl-accepting chemotaxis protein: MKKKNLQLRSISGKLMLLITTIILVTVVIIGSTSYLVAKNQLLESGERELQSIVKGAYTSLELINEEVESGKITLAEGKEKARIILNGPVNENGIYDYKKSHFTYKENGYILAFDEDLVLQLHPSKIGGAPTDELNRSNREKIVAGGKSKNESDRYVVYSDKQPDGSFKDKTAYTEYFEPWDWTIGIAVFQDEFYEGLNILQYIIFGTTVVLIILSSLVFYLGIRRKINTLKDVAETSSKIADGHIMVTNLPESSDEIGQLAIAFNKMSQQLRTLVENTKNTSEQLLDSATNLSAISEETSASSDEVGRAITEIATGTQEQAHDLDKINQTVELLSCSIDTTEKQSKVMYDITKHAEKLSSEGIEIVHQLQKSNTDSLAASQEVSHEIKNLNSKINQITQVMETIETIAEQTNLLALNASIEAARAGEYGRGFSVVADEIRKLAEQSKNATHQVQGVVLSIVSETTKTVETVEVTMETAKKLNDDVVLTQSKFNQMSDSVKQIVESILAVNKEMDVMTSYNKLMSEGIENASSVSEQTAASVQEIASSIDEHIKAIADVASAAETLTELNRDLNALMDKYTL; this comes from the coding sequence ATGAAGAAGAAAAATTTACAGTTACGAAGTATCTCAGGGAAGTTAATGCTACTTATCACAACTATTATACTTGTCACAGTTGTGATTATCGGCTCAACAAGTTATTTGGTTGCCAAAAATCAGCTCTTAGAATCAGGTGAAAGAGAACTACAAAGCATTGTTAAGGGGGCCTATACTTCATTAGAATTGATTAATGAAGAAGTAGAAAGTGGCAAAATAACACTAGCGGAAGGGAAAGAAAAAGCGAGAATTATTCTAAATGGACCAGTAAATGAAAATGGAATCTACGATTATAAAAAATCCCATTTTACTTACAAAGAAAATGGTTATATATTAGCTTTTGACGAAGATTTAGTGTTGCAACTGCACCCTTCTAAAATAGGTGGAGCTCCTACCGATGAACTTAACAGAAGCAATCGAGAAAAGATAGTTGCAGGTGGTAAGTCCAAAAATGAATCAGATCGTTATGTCGTTTATTCCGACAAACAGCCTGATGGTTCTTTTAAAGATAAAACAGCCTATACAGAATATTTTGAGCCTTGGGACTGGACTATTGGAATTGCTGTTTTTCAAGATGAATTTTATGAAGGATTAAACATTTTACAATATATTATCTTTGGTACAACAGTTGTACTCATTATTTTAAGCTCACTTGTGTTTTATTTAGGTATTCGCAGGAAAATAAATACACTAAAAGATGTAGCTGAAACATCATCAAAAATTGCTGATGGTCATATAATGGTTACCAATTTGCCTGAATCAAGTGATGAAATTGGACAACTTGCGATTGCTTTTAATAAAATGTCACAGCAATTACGTACGCTTGTCGAAAATACTAAAAATACTAGTGAACAATTATTGGATTCAGCGACAAACTTATCAGCAATTTCAGAAGAAACATCAGCTAGTAGTGATGAAGTTGGTAGAGCAATTACCGAAATTGCTACTGGTACACAAGAACAAGCCCATGATTTGGACAAGATAAACCAAACAGTAGAGCTATTATCTTGTTCAATAGATACTACGGAAAAACAAAGTAAAGTTATGTACGACATTACAAAACATGCAGAAAAACTATCATCCGAGGGAATTGAAATCGTTCACCAATTACAAAAATCAAATACGGATTCTTTAGCAGCATCACAAGAAGTCAGTCATGAAATAAAAAATTTAAATAGTAAAATAAATCAAATCACACAGGTAATGGAAACAATTGAAACAATCGCAGAACAGACAAATTTACTAGCTTTAAATGCGAGTATTGAAGCAGCAAGAGCAGGTGAGTATGGTAGAGGATTTTCAGTTGTTGCCGATGAAATAAGGAAACTAGCGGAACAATCAAAAAATGCTACTCATCAAGTACAAGGAGTCGTTTTATCCATTGTTTCAGAAACTACTAAAACAGTTGAAACTGTAGAAGTAACAATGGAGACTGCTAAAAAGTTAAATGATGATGTTGTTCTAACACAAAGCAAATTCAATCAGATGTCTGATTCTGTTAAACAAATAGTAGAATCGATATTAGCAGTAAATAAAGAAATGGACGTTATGACATCCTATAATAAGTTGATGAGTGAAGGAATCGAAAATGCGTCCAGTGTATCAGAACAGACGGCGGCTTCAGTACAGGAAATTGCATCGTCCATAGATGAACACATTAAAGCAATTGCTGATGTTGCAAGTGCTGCTGAAACACTAACGGAATTAAATCGAGATTTAAATGCTTTAATGGACAAATATACTTTATAA
- a CDS encoding TIGR00730 family Rossman fold protein — protein MNIAVYCGASLGNNEDYIEAAKALGKWIADHGHTLVYGGGKAGLMGVIADEVLYHNGEVIGIIPTFLVDRELSHPNLTRLEIVNSMSERKNKMIELGDCYIALPGGPGTLEEISEVISWARIGQHKNPCILFNVAGYYDKLKDFYNGMVTSGFLTMADQKAMLFTDSITKMEQYIKEFTPVSVRTY, from the coding sequence TTGAATATTGCAGTTTATTGTGGCGCGAGTTTAGGAAACAATGAAGATTATATTGAAGCAGCAAAAGCGTTAGGTAAGTGGATTGCCGATCATGGTCATACGCTAGTGTATGGTGGGGGAAAAGCAGGATTAATGGGCGTCATTGCTGATGAAGTTTTATACCATAATGGTGAAGTAATCGGAATTATTCCGACATTTTTAGTAGACCGAGAGCTAAGTCATCCAAATTTAACTCGTTTAGAAATTGTAAATTCAATGTCTGAAAGAAAAAATAAAATGATTGAATTAGGAGACTGCTATATTGCATTACCAGGTGGACCAGGGACATTAGAAGAAATATCAGAAGTTATTTCATGGGCAAGAATTGGGCAACACAAAAATCCATGTATCCTGTTCAACGTAGCAGGTTATTACGATAAGTTAAAGGATTTTTACAATGGTATGGTAACAAGTGGATTTTTAACAATGGCTGACCAAAAAGCGATGTTATTTACGGATTCCATTACAAAAATGGAACAATATATAAAAGAATTTACACCGGTCTCCGTAAGAACATATTAA
- a CDS encoding MazG nucleotide pyrophosphohydrolase domain-containing protein encodes MNIVEYQKWITEFYKKRGWYDLNPFIRVNFLTEEVGEVSKAIRTLEIGRDRPDEITQSKEQQIENLKEELGDVLDNLFILADKYEIDLTEIMESHKDKLTKRYQ; translated from the coding sequence TTGAATATTGTAGAATATCAAAAATGGATTACAGAATTTTATAAAAAACGAGGTTGGTATGACTTAAATCCATTTATTCGTGTGAATTTTTTAACAGAAGAAGTAGGTGAAGTATCAAAAGCCATTCGTACACTTGAGATTGGTCGCGACCGTCCAGATGAAATTACACAATCTAAAGAACAACAAATCGAAAACTTGAAAGAAGAACTGGGTGATGTATTGGATAATTTATTTATTTTAGCAGACAAATACGAAATTGATTTGACAGAAATTATGGAAAGTCATAAAGATAAATTAACGAAACGCTATCAATAA
- a CDS encoding hydrogenase maturation protease — MEKVIVLGIGNRLMMDDGIGIYLVEEMMRDASAQNIQYIIGESDIDYCIQQIENATFVIIIDCTITGGQPGEITIHSLDYLVVSRSFDFSVHNLHLFQVLYQLRNQIKGYLIGIEPYKISFNFGLSKVIENKRNEIEKNVKEVIQQLINIA, encoded by the coding sequence ATGGAAAAAGTTATCGTACTTGGTATTGGAAATCGGTTAATGATGGATGATGGGATTGGCATTTATTTAGTAGAAGAAATGATGCGAGATGCAAGTGCACAAAATATCCAGTATATTATCGGAGAGTCAGACATCGACTATTGTATTCAACAAATCGAAAATGCAACGTTTGTTATTATAATAGATTGTACCATTACAGGTGGGCAACCAGGAGAGATAACAATTCATTCATTAGATTATCTTGTTGTATCTCGTTCATTCGACTTTTCAGTTCATAATCTTCATTTATTCCAAGTATTGTATCAATTGAGAAATCAAATTAAAGGTTATCTAATTGGAATTGAGCCATATAAAATATCATTTAATTTTGGATTAAGCAAAGTCATAGAAAATAAAAGAAATGAAATCGAAAAAAATGTAAAAGAAGTGATTCAACAGTTAATCAACATAGCATAG
- a CDS encoding nickel-dependent hydrogenase large subunit → MNKRIIINPLTRISGFLEIDVRIENNVVVDAKTKGNLFRGFEQMLVGRSPFDAVYFTQRICGICSAAHSMASSLALEDALKIEPMEQGRYLRDIIHCCEFLQNHIRHFYQYTVPDFVKLGQNTLLETDHHDFRLAKEMNNRIAQHYLDSLAISRSAHQMLAVLGGKAPHNHGVFIGGITTKATSEKVVLIDSLLQKIVEFIDEKMIPDVYDIAHYYPEYFKLGGGYGNLLSYGSFHNYKELGTLYTNPLVLSNKGLEVFNENNIEEKIDYSYYKLSEKTDKQNQLALEPDMDKKGAYSWVKAPRYNGLPFEVGPLARLILSGNYINRISAMDRTIARALETKKIAEIMKILLKQIIPDVEMQQKYDLPLSASGRGLVDTTRGALGHWLEIKNQKISFYQIITPSTWDFSTRDENGYRGVAEEALIGTPIANPDEPVEIGRILRSFDPCMSCATHVYSPGKKVKTIQVF, encoded by the coding sequence ATGAATAAAAGAATTATCATAAATCCTTTGACACGTATTAGTGGTTTTTTAGAAATTGACGTTCGGATTGAAAACAATGTAGTTGTGGATGCAAAAACAAAAGGAAACTTATTTCGAGGATTTGAACAAATGTTAGTAGGTAGGAGTCCTTTTGATGCGGTTTACTTTACACAACGAATATGTGGAATTTGTTCAGCGGCTCATTCTATGGCTTCCTCACTGGCTTTAGAAGATGCACTAAAAATTGAGCCTATGGAACAAGGACGCTATTTACGAGACATCATTCATTGCTGTGAGTTTTTACAAAATCACATTCGTCATTTTTATCAATATACTGTTCCGGATTTTGTTAAATTAGGTCAAAATACACTCTTAGAAACGGATCATCATGATTTTCGATTAGCTAAAGAAATGAATAATCGGATTGCACAGCATTATTTAGATTCACTCGCTATCAGTCGTTCAGCACACCAAATGTTAGCGGTATTAGGAGGGAAAGCACCACATAATCATGGGGTGTTTATCGGTGGTATTACAACAAAAGCAACATCTGAGAAGGTAGTATTGATTGATTCACTATTACAAAAAATTGTAGAATTTATAGACGAAAAAATGATTCCTGACGTTTATGATATTGCTCATTATTACCCCGAATATTTTAAACTAGGTGGAGGGTACGGTAACTTACTATCTTATGGTTCATTTCATAATTATAAAGAGTTAGGAACACTGTATACGAATCCACTTGTTCTATCAAATAAAGGACTAGAAGTGTTTAACGAAAATAATATAGAAGAAAAAATAGATTATTCTTATTACAAGTTGTCAGAGAAAACTGATAAACAAAATCAATTGGCTCTAGAACCAGACATGGATAAAAAAGGGGCATATTCTTGGGTGAAGGCACCACGATATAATGGACTTCCTTTTGAAGTAGGACCACTAGCAAGACTAATTTTAAGTGGAAATTATATAAATCGTATTTCAGCAATGGACCGTACAATTGCCAGAGCATTAGAAACAAAGAAAATTGCAGAAATTATGAAAATATTACTGAAACAAATTATACCGGATGTGGAAATGCAGCAAAAATACGACCTCCCTTTATCAGCATCTGGTAGGGGACTAGTAGATACTACAAGAGGAGCATTAGGGCATTGGCTAGAGATTAAAAATCAGAAAATTTCCTTCTATCAAATTATAACACCATCAACATGGGATTTTTCAACCCGAGATGAGAATGGTTATAGAGGAGTAGCTGAAGAAGCGCTAATTGGTACACCGATAGCCAATCCCGATGAACCAGTTGAGATTGGCAGAATACTACGTTCTTTCGACCCGTGCATGTCATGTGCAACACATGTATACAGCCCCGGAAAAAAAGTGAAAACTATACAGGTGTTCTAA